The following proteins are co-located in the Enoplosus armatus isolate fEnoArm2 chromosome 10, fEnoArm2.hap1, whole genome shotgun sequence genome:
- the ints6l gene encoding integrator complex subunit 6 isoform X1 yields the protein MPILLFLLDTSASMNQRTYLGTTYLDVAKGAVEVFMKLRARDPASRGDRYMLVTFDDPPYGVKAGWKENHATFMCELKNLQASGLTTLGHALRTSFDLLNLNRLVSGIDNYGQGRNPFFLEPSVIITITDGNKLTHSSGVPDELHLPLNSPLAGSELTKEPFRWDQRLFALVLRLPGAATPDNEQLGSVPTDESAITQMCEVTGGRSYCVRTQRMLNQCLESLVQKVQSGVVINFEKTGPDPPLIGEDNSVESSRPVSSFSQQPWHSCHKLIYVRPNPKTGVPVGHWPIPESFWPDQNSPTLPPRSAHPVVRFSCVDCEPMVIDKLPFDKYELEPSPLTQFILERKSPHMCWQVFVTSSAKQNDLGQPFGYLKASTTLTCVNLFVMPYNYPVLLPLLDDLFKVHKLKPNLKWRQAFEMYLKTMPPYFLLPLKKALRMMGAPNLIADTMDCGLSYSVISYLKKLSQQAKIESDRLIVSVGKKAPQETGIKVKNHSSSLSLAHRRDFKQLLQGITGEGPLRLVDMNFKEFAGFQIALLNKDLKPQAYRNAYDIPRRNLLDQLTRMRSNLLRTSQKLIRGQDEDYLHSIPVAQMGNYQEYLKMMPSPLREIDPDQPKRLHTFGNPFKQDKKGMMIDEADEFVAGPQNKKRGNSNDSNSGASVKRRRSMSPLLRRPQTLPANTNHVVVGKSPVGVQGQQNLLKPIAQHKGVDGNNMVVSESNGDGVLGPESGEIWPAEMDTVAGNPPPLSLEEKAGLVAADQGEDINITEETLVEDLDEQPLEEKHNCERLSPQSQLEDTEADPAALETIFIAPLDGTQAELRSQVIKEVRKPGRNYEAILRLLQQVRGPVNVQRYFIQHAIREAARFKKRVLIQQLEVALAEVEKTQASPLLPNDHGSS from the exons atgcctaTTTTACTTTTCCTGTTAGACACGTCCGCCTCTATGAATCAGCGCACTTATTTGGGTACGACGTATCTGGACGTTGCTAAAGGCGCGGTTGAGGTCTTTATGAAG CTGCGTGCCCGAGACCCGGCTAGTAGAGGCGACAGGTACATGCTAGTTACATTCGATGATCCACCATACGGAGTGAAG gcagGCTGGAAGGAGAACCATGCCACCTTCATGTGCGAGCTGAAGAACCTGCAGGCATCTGGGCTGACGACTTTAGGTCACGCTCTCCGCACATCCTTTGACCTGCTTAACCTCAACCGCCTTGTCTCAGGCATTGACAACTATGGACAG GGCCGTAACCCCTTCTTCCTCGAGCCATCTGTGATCATCACTATCACTGATGGGAACAAGCTTACACACAGCTCTGGGGTGCCAGATGAG CTGCACCTACCTCTGAACTCTCCATTGGCGGGCAGTGAGCTGACCAAAGAGCCCTTTCGTTGGGACCAGCGTCTGTTTGCGTTGGTTCTTAGGCTGCCAGGAGCAGCCACACCAGACAACGAGCAGCTTGGCAGCGTCCCCACAGACGAGTCTGCCATCACCCAGATGTGTGAAGTCACTGGAG gGCGATCGTACTGTGTGCGGACACAGAGGATGTTGAACCAGTGTCTGGAGTCTCTGGTCCAAAAGGTTCAAAGTGGTGTTGTCATTAATTTTGAGAAAACAGGGCCAGATCCGCCTCTCATTGGGGAAG aCAACTCAGTGGAGTCAAGTCGTCCTGTGTCATCCTTCAGCCAACAGCCGTGGCACAGTTGCCACAAACTCATCTATGTGCGACCCAACCCGAAGACGGGGGTTCCAGTCGGGCATTGGCCCATACCAGAGTCCTTCTGGCCGGACCAGAATTCTCCTACCctg CCTCCTCGCTCTGCACACCCCGTAGTGCGTTTCTCTTGTGTGGACTGTGAGCCCATGGTGATCGACAAGCTTCCCTTTGACAAGTATGAACTGGAGCCTTCTCCGCTCACCCAGTTCATTTTGGAAAGGAAATCCCCACACATGTGCTGGCAG GTGTTTGTTACCAGCAGTGCGAAGCAAAATGACCTGGGACAGCCATTTGGCTACCTTAAAGCCAGCACCACTCTCACCTGTGTCAATCTGTTTGTGATGCCTTACAACTACCCAGTCCTTCTCCCACTCCTCG ATGATTTGTTTAAAGTGCAcaaactgaaaccaaacctcAAGTGGCGACAGGCTTTTGAGATGTACCTGAAGACAATGCCTCCATACTTCCTCTTG CCCTTAAAAAAGGCGTTGAGGATGATGGGTGCACCCAATCTTATTGCAGACACCATGGACTGTGGCCTGAGTTATAGTGTCATCTCTTACCTGAAGAAGCTCAGCCAGCAG GCAAAGATCGAATCAGATCGTCTAATCGTGTCTGTGGGGAAGAAGGCTCCCCAAGAAACCGGCATAAAGGTGAAGAACCACTccagctctctttctctggcCCACCGCCGGGACTTCAAGCAGTTGCTGCAGGGAATCACCGGAGAGGGGCCCCTTCGCCTGGTGGACATGAACTTCAAAGAGTTTGCTGGCTTCCAGATCGCCCTGCTCAATAAG GATTTAAAACCTCAAGCTTATCGAAATGCCTACGACATCCCAAGACGGAACCTTCTGGATCAACTCACTCGAATGCGCTCCAATCTGCTGCGGACGTCACAAAAACTGATCCGAGGGCAAGACGAAG ACTATCTGCACAGCATCCCAGTGGCTCAGATGGGAAACTATCAGGAGTACCTCAAAATGATGCCGTCTCCTTTGAGAGAGATTGATCCCGACCAACCTAAACGCCTGCACACATTTGGGAATCCTTTCAAGCAGGATAAGAAG GGCATGATGATCGATGAGGCAGATGAGTTTGTGGCGGGCCctcaaaataagaaaagagGAAATTCCAACGATTCCAACTCAGGCGCTAGCGTGAAGAGAAGGCGGAGTATGTCCCCGTTACTGCGGCGGCCACAGACTCTACCAGCGAACACCAACCATGTGGTGGTTGGAAAGAGTCCGGTAGGGGTTCAAGGGCAGCAGAACCTCCTCAAACCCATCGCACAGCACAAAG GAGTGGACGGCAACAACATGGTGGTCTCTGAGAGTAACGGTGACGGGGTTCTTGGGCCAGAGTCGGGGGAGATCTGGCCCGCTGAGATGGACACTGTTGCAGGGAACCCGCCTCCTCTGAGCCTAGAGGAGAAGGCCGGGCTGGTGGCAGCAGATCAGGGAGAGGACATCAACATAACAGAGGAGACACTAGTGGAAGATCTAGATGAGCAGCCGCTGGAGGAGAAGCACAACTGTGAGCGACTGAGTCCACAGAGCCAGCTCGAGGACACCGAAGCTGACCCTGCAGCGCTTGAGACCATATTCATCGCCCCACTAGATGGCACCCAAGCAGAGCTGAGGAGTCAGGTCATCAAGGAGGTCCGCAAACCTGGGCGAA aCTATGAGGCAATACTCAGACTACTGCAGCAGGTGAGAGGACCGGTTAATGTTCAAAGGTACTTCATCCAGCATGCCATCAGAGAGGCTGCCAG GTTTAAGAAGCGGGTGCTGATCCAGCAGTTGGAGGTGGCCCTCGCCGAGGTAGAGAAGACGCAAGCAAGCCCCCTGCTTCCCAATGATCATGGCAGTTCGTGA
- the pabir2 gene encoding protein FAM122B isoform X1, translated as MNNSGVFPQEKMELDLEIPSSLVQSDGHLRRSNSAPMINGLSDNSQVFQREVLRSRRNSTTVVNRPNMVPSSPIRVPSTRLHQIKQEEGVDVMNRETAHEREVQAAMQMSQSWEESLSLSDNDEKSASSSPKRIDFVPVSPAPSPTRGIGKKQCFSPSLQILVSSNGLTPSPIPSPTRRFSRRSQSPINCIRASILGPMKRKGEMETESQPKRLFQGTTTMLSSEVSNLSDLGSCHSPDLLDGSLSSVGSSTDSPGKMEGVSPSSSSNSPFASLQDLSSK; from the exons ATGAACAATTCAGGAGTCTTTCCACAAGAAAAGATGGAGCTGGATCTGGAAATCCCATCTTCGTTAGTTCAGAGCGATGGACACTTGAGAAGATCCAACAGTGCACCCATGATAAATGGCTTAAG TGATAACTCCCAAGTTTTCCAGAGAGAGGTCCTGCGTAGCCGGAGAAATAGCACTACAGTTGTCAACAGGCCCAACATG GTCCCTTCATCACCTATTCGCGTCCCCAGCACCAGACTTCATCAGATAAAACAA GAAGAGGGTGTAGATGTGATGAACAGAGAAACTGCTCATGAGCG GGAAGTTCAAGCCGCCATGCAAATGAGCCAGTCCTGGGAAGAAAGCCTTAGTCTG AGTGACAATGATGAGAAGTCGGCGTCTTCGTCTCCAAAGCGCATCGACTTTGTGCCTGTGTCGCCCGCCCCGTCCCCAACCAGAGGGATAGGGAAAAAG CAGTGTTTCTCTCCTTCACTACAAATCCTTGTGAGCAGCAATGGCCTAACACCCAGCCCAATACCCAGCCCAACACGACGCTTCAG CCGAAGGAGTCAAAGCCCAATCAACTGCATCAGAGCCAGCATACTTGGGCCAATGAAACGTAAAG gtgagatggagacagagagtcAGCCTAAGAGGCTCTTCCAGGGAACCACCACCATGCTGTCATCTGAAGTCTCCAACCTGTCAGATCTCGGTTCCTG tcactCTCCAGATTTGCTGGATGGCAGCCTCAGCAGCGTCGGCTCCTCCACCGACTCTCCAGGCAAAATGGAGGGAGTGTCGCCCTCCTCGTCCAGCAACTCGCCCTTCGCTTCCCTCCAGGATCTGTCCTCAAAGTGA
- the mospd1 gene encoding motile sperm domain-containing protein 1 isoform X2 gives MQQQHRQPELVEGSLPVFVFPTELVFYADEQTSHKQVLTLYNPYEFALKFKVLCTAPNKYTVVDATGAVKPQCCVDIVIRHRDVRACHYGVYDKFRLQVSEQSQRKALGRKEVTATLRPSASQEPPSPRPQDEERRIKEQFADSEFFEQTAFQTGLLTMVILRT, from the exons atgcagcagcagcatcgaCAGCCTGAGCTGGTGGAAGGAAGCCTTCCTGTGTTCGTGTTCCCCACTGAGCTCGTCTTCTACGCAGATGAGCAGACGTCTCACAAGCAGGTGCTCACCCTCTACAACCCCTATGAGTTCGCCCTCAAGTTTAAAG tgCTGTGCACAGCGCCAAACAAGTACACTGTGGTGGATGCCACCGGAGCTGTCAAGCCACAGTGTTGTGTTGacat AGTAATCAGACACAGAGATGTGCGTGCATGTCATTATGGGGTGTACGACAAGTTCCGACTGCAGGTGTCAGAGCAGAGTCAGCGGAAAGCTCTGGGTCGCAAAGAGGTGACTGCTACGCTCCGTCCCTCAGCCTCGCAGGAGCCGCCCAGCCCCCGGCCCCAAGATGAGGAGCGCAGAATCAAAGAGCAGTTTGCAGACAGCGAGTTTTTTGAACAGACTGCGTTTCAGACAG GTCTTCTTACAATGGTCATCCTACGCACATGA
- the pabir2 gene encoding protein FAM122B isoform X2 — MNNSGVFPQEKMELDLEIPSSLVQSDGHLRRSNSAPMINGLSDNSQVFQREVLRSRRNSTTVVNRPNMVPSSPIRVPSTRLHQIKQEEGVDVMNRETAHEREVQAAMQMSQSWEESLSLSDNDEKSASSSPKRIDFVPVSPAPSPTRGIGKKCFSPSLQILVSSNGLTPSPIPSPTRRFSRRSQSPINCIRASILGPMKRKGEMETESQPKRLFQGTTTMLSSEVSNLSDLGSCHSPDLLDGSLSSVGSSTDSPGKMEGVSPSSSSNSPFASLQDLSSK, encoded by the exons ATGAACAATTCAGGAGTCTTTCCACAAGAAAAGATGGAGCTGGATCTGGAAATCCCATCTTCGTTAGTTCAGAGCGATGGACACTTGAGAAGATCCAACAGTGCACCCATGATAAATGGCTTAAG TGATAACTCCCAAGTTTTCCAGAGAGAGGTCCTGCGTAGCCGGAGAAATAGCACTACAGTTGTCAACAGGCCCAACATG GTCCCTTCATCACCTATTCGCGTCCCCAGCACCAGACTTCATCAGATAAAACAA GAAGAGGGTGTAGATGTGATGAACAGAGAAACTGCTCATGAGCG GGAAGTTCAAGCCGCCATGCAAATGAGCCAGTCCTGGGAAGAAAGCCTTAGTCTG AGTGACAATGATGAGAAGTCGGCGTCTTCGTCTCCAAAGCGCATCGACTTTGTGCCTGTGTCGCCCGCCCCGTCCCCAACCAGAGGGATAGGGAAAAAG TGTTTCTCTCCTTCACTACAAATCCTTGTGAGCAGCAATGGCCTAACACCCAGCCCAATACCCAGCCCAACACGACGCTTCAG CCGAAGGAGTCAAAGCCCAATCAACTGCATCAGAGCCAGCATACTTGGGCCAATGAAACGTAAAG gtgagatggagacagagagtcAGCCTAAGAGGCTCTTCCAGGGAACCACCACCATGCTGTCATCTGAAGTCTCCAACCTGTCAGATCTCGGTTCCTG tcactCTCCAGATTTGCTGGATGGCAGCCTCAGCAGCGTCGGCTCCTCCACCGACTCTCCAGGCAAAATGGAGGGAGTGTCGCCCTCCTCGTCCAGCAACTCGCCCTTCGCTTCCCTCCAGGATCTGTCCTCAAAGTGA
- the mmgt1 gene encoding ER membrane protein complex subunit 5 has product MASSFWKGVVGVGLFALAHAAFSAAQHRSYMRLTEKENETLPIDIVLQTLLSFVMTCYGIVHIAGEFKDMDASSELKNKTFDTLRNHPSFYLFNHRGRVLFRSPEEEPSSVRNQQALPNPIRLRKLEHLH; this is encoded by the exons ATGGCTTCGTCGTTTTGGAAAGGTGTTGTCGGCGTCGGTCTTTTTGCCTTAGCTCATGCAGCTTTCTCAGCGGCACAGC ATCGGTCATACATGCGACTCACAGAGAAGGAAAACGAGACACTACCAATTGAT ATTGTACTACAGACCTTATTATCGTTTGTGATGACCTGTTATGGTATTGTCCACATTGCTGGAGAGTTCAAAGACATGGACGCCTCCTCAGAGCTGAAAAACAA aaCATTTGATACACTGAGGAACCACCCGTCCTTTTACCTTTTCAACCACCGGGGTCGGGTGCTATTCCGCTCGCCGGAGGAGGAGCCCTCCTCTGTACGCAACCAGCAAGCCCTTCCCAACCCCATACGGCTACGCAAGCTGGAGCATTTGCACTGA
- the mospd1 gene encoding motile sperm domain-containing protein 1 isoform X1 — protein MQQQHRQPELVEGSLPVFVFPTELVFYADEQTSHKQVLTLYNPYEFALKFKVLCTAPNKYTVVDATGAVKPQCCVDIVIRHRDVRACHYGVYDKFRLQVSEQSQRKALGRKEVTATLRPSASQEPPSPRPQDEERRIKEQFADSEFFEQTAFQTESRPVAGGPSLLTVLLGLVCMAALMLPTLGEQESTVPVYLHLSVNKKLVAAYVLGLLTMVILRT, from the exons atgcagcagcagcatcgaCAGCCTGAGCTGGTGGAAGGAAGCCTTCCTGTGTTCGTGTTCCCCACTGAGCTCGTCTTCTACGCAGATGAGCAGACGTCTCACAAGCAGGTGCTCACCCTCTACAACCCCTATGAGTTCGCCCTCAAGTTTAAAG tgCTGTGCACAGCGCCAAACAAGTACACTGTGGTGGATGCCACCGGAGCTGTCAAGCCACAGTGTTGTGTTGacat AGTAATCAGACACAGAGATGTGCGTGCATGTCATTATGGGGTGTACGACAAGTTCCGACTGCAGGTGTCAGAGCAGAGTCAGCGGAAAGCTCTGGGTCGCAAAGAGGTGACTGCTACGCTCCGTCCCTCAGCCTCGCAGGAGCCGCCCAGCCCCCGGCCCCAAGATGAGGAGCGCAGAATCAAAGAGCAGTTTGCAGACAGCGAGTTTTTTGAACAGACTGCGTTTCAGACAG AGAGCCGTCCTGTTGCTGGAGGCCCCAGTCTGCTGACGGTGCTGCTTGGGCTGGTGTGTATGGCCGCCCTGATGCTCCCGACCCTGGGGGAGCAAGAATCTACTGTGCCTGTCTACCTCCACTTAAGTGTTAACAAGAAACTTGTAGCTGCTTATGTTCTCG GTCTTCTTACAATGGTCATCCTACGCACATGA
- the ints6l gene encoding integrator complex subunit 6 isoform X2: MPILLFLLDTSASMNQRTYLGTTYLDVAKGAVEVFMKLRARDPASRGDRYMLVTFDDPPYGVKAGWKENHATFMCELKNLQASGLTTLGHALRTSFDLLNLNRLVSGIDNYGQGRNPFFLEPSVIITITDGNKLTHSSGVPDELHLPLNSPLAGSELTKEPFRWDQRLFALVLRLPGAATPDNEQLGSVPTDESAITQMCEVTGGRSYCVRTQRMLNQCLESLVQKVQSGVVINFEKTGPDPPLIGEDNSVESSRPVSSFSQQPWHSCHKLIYVRPNPKTGVPVGHWPIPESFWPDQNSPTLPPRSAHPVVRFSCVDCEPMVIDKLPFDKYELEPSPLTQFILERKSPHMCWQVFVTSSAKQNDLGQPFGYLKASTTLTCVNLFVMPYNYPVLLPLLDDLFKVHKLKPNLKWRQAFEMYLKTMPPYFLLPLKKALRMMGAPNLIADTMDCGLSYSVISYLKKLSQQAKIESDRLIVSVGKKAPQETGIKVKNHSSSLSLAHRRDFKQLLQGITGEGPLRLVDMNFKEFAGFQIALLNKDLKPQAYRNAYDIPRRNLLDQLTRMRSNLLRTSQKLIRGQDEDYLHSIPVAQMGNYQEYLKMMPSPLREIDPDQPKRLHTFGNPFKQDKKGMMIDEADEFVAGPQNKKRGNSNDSNSGASVKRRRSMSPLLRRPQTLPANTNHVVVGKSPVGVQGQQNLLKPIAQHKVDGNNMVVSESNGDGVLGPESGEIWPAEMDTVAGNPPPLSLEEKAGLVAADQGEDINITEETLVEDLDEQPLEEKHNCERLSPQSQLEDTEADPAALETIFIAPLDGTQAELRSQVIKEVRKPGRNYEAILRLLQQVRGPVNVQRYFIQHAIREAARFKKRVLIQQLEVALAEVEKTQASPLLPNDHGSS; encoded by the exons atgcctaTTTTACTTTTCCTGTTAGACACGTCCGCCTCTATGAATCAGCGCACTTATTTGGGTACGACGTATCTGGACGTTGCTAAAGGCGCGGTTGAGGTCTTTATGAAG CTGCGTGCCCGAGACCCGGCTAGTAGAGGCGACAGGTACATGCTAGTTACATTCGATGATCCACCATACGGAGTGAAG gcagGCTGGAAGGAGAACCATGCCACCTTCATGTGCGAGCTGAAGAACCTGCAGGCATCTGGGCTGACGACTTTAGGTCACGCTCTCCGCACATCCTTTGACCTGCTTAACCTCAACCGCCTTGTCTCAGGCATTGACAACTATGGACAG GGCCGTAACCCCTTCTTCCTCGAGCCATCTGTGATCATCACTATCACTGATGGGAACAAGCTTACACACAGCTCTGGGGTGCCAGATGAG CTGCACCTACCTCTGAACTCTCCATTGGCGGGCAGTGAGCTGACCAAAGAGCCCTTTCGTTGGGACCAGCGTCTGTTTGCGTTGGTTCTTAGGCTGCCAGGAGCAGCCACACCAGACAACGAGCAGCTTGGCAGCGTCCCCACAGACGAGTCTGCCATCACCCAGATGTGTGAAGTCACTGGAG gGCGATCGTACTGTGTGCGGACACAGAGGATGTTGAACCAGTGTCTGGAGTCTCTGGTCCAAAAGGTTCAAAGTGGTGTTGTCATTAATTTTGAGAAAACAGGGCCAGATCCGCCTCTCATTGGGGAAG aCAACTCAGTGGAGTCAAGTCGTCCTGTGTCATCCTTCAGCCAACAGCCGTGGCACAGTTGCCACAAACTCATCTATGTGCGACCCAACCCGAAGACGGGGGTTCCAGTCGGGCATTGGCCCATACCAGAGTCCTTCTGGCCGGACCAGAATTCTCCTACCctg CCTCCTCGCTCTGCACACCCCGTAGTGCGTTTCTCTTGTGTGGACTGTGAGCCCATGGTGATCGACAAGCTTCCCTTTGACAAGTATGAACTGGAGCCTTCTCCGCTCACCCAGTTCATTTTGGAAAGGAAATCCCCACACATGTGCTGGCAG GTGTTTGTTACCAGCAGTGCGAAGCAAAATGACCTGGGACAGCCATTTGGCTACCTTAAAGCCAGCACCACTCTCACCTGTGTCAATCTGTTTGTGATGCCTTACAACTACCCAGTCCTTCTCCCACTCCTCG ATGATTTGTTTAAAGTGCAcaaactgaaaccaaacctcAAGTGGCGACAGGCTTTTGAGATGTACCTGAAGACAATGCCTCCATACTTCCTCTTG CCCTTAAAAAAGGCGTTGAGGATGATGGGTGCACCCAATCTTATTGCAGACACCATGGACTGTGGCCTGAGTTATAGTGTCATCTCTTACCTGAAGAAGCTCAGCCAGCAG GCAAAGATCGAATCAGATCGTCTAATCGTGTCTGTGGGGAAGAAGGCTCCCCAAGAAACCGGCATAAAGGTGAAGAACCACTccagctctctttctctggcCCACCGCCGGGACTTCAAGCAGTTGCTGCAGGGAATCACCGGAGAGGGGCCCCTTCGCCTGGTGGACATGAACTTCAAAGAGTTTGCTGGCTTCCAGATCGCCCTGCTCAATAAG GATTTAAAACCTCAAGCTTATCGAAATGCCTACGACATCCCAAGACGGAACCTTCTGGATCAACTCACTCGAATGCGCTCCAATCTGCTGCGGACGTCACAAAAACTGATCCGAGGGCAAGACGAAG ACTATCTGCACAGCATCCCAGTGGCTCAGATGGGAAACTATCAGGAGTACCTCAAAATGATGCCGTCTCCTTTGAGAGAGATTGATCCCGACCAACCTAAACGCCTGCACACATTTGGGAATCCTTTCAAGCAGGATAAGAAG GGCATGATGATCGATGAGGCAGATGAGTTTGTGGCGGGCCctcaaaataagaaaagagGAAATTCCAACGATTCCAACTCAGGCGCTAGCGTGAAGAGAAGGCGGAGTATGTCCCCGTTACTGCGGCGGCCACAGACTCTACCAGCGAACACCAACCATGTGGTGGTTGGAAAGAGTCCGGTAGGGGTTCAAGGGCAGCAGAACCTCCTCAAACCCATCGCACAGCACAAAG TGGACGGCAACAACATGGTGGTCTCTGAGAGTAACGGTGACGGGGTTCTTGGGCCAGAGTCGGGGGAGATCTGGCCCGCTGAGATGGACACTGTTGCAGGGAACCCGCCTCCTCTGAGCCTAGAGGAGAAGGCCGGGCTGGTGGCAGCAGATCAGGGAGAGGACATCAACATAACAGAGGAGACACTAGTGGAAGATCTAGATGAGCAGCCGCTGGAGGAGAAGCACAACTGTGAGCGACTGAGTCCACAGAGCCAGCTCGAGGACACCGAAGCTGACCCTGCAGCGCTTGAGACCATATTCATCGCCCCACTAGATGGCACCCAAGCAGAGCTGAGGAGTCAGGTCATCAAGGAGGTCCGCAAACCTGGGCGAA aCTATGAGGCAATACTCAGACTACTGCAGCAGGTGAGAGGACCGGTTAATGTTCAAAGGTACTTCATCCAGCATGCCATCAGAGAGGCTGCCAG GTTTAAGAAGCGGGTGCTGATCCAGCAGTTGGAGGTGGCCCTCGCCGAGGTAGAGAAGACGCAAGCAAGCCCCCTGCTTCCCAATGATCATGGCAGTTCGTGA